One region of Parerythrobacter jejuensis genomic DNA includes:
- a CDS encoding AAA family ATPase codes for MTQSLEALRQLADAVRAEVGKAIVGQDALVDHLLIALASEGHVLMEGPPGTAKTFLAQCFAKATGLDFGRIQFTPDLLPGDILGSNLFNFQTSTFTMTRGPIFTELLLADEINRTPPKTQAALLEAMQERRVTLDGETHPLPDRFMVVATQNPIENQGVYPLPEAQLDRFLFKLLVPYPDEDEEAKIVSRFSVEQGPTRPESFGIKAVADHAKLTDAVGAVKGVTLAQENVDYVVRLVRATREHADLLTGASPRAAVLLANAARARAALEGRDYVIPDDIKQLSTSVLRHRLTLTAAAEIEGRAVETIVDELVTNTEAPRS; via the coding sequence ATGACCCAGTCTCTCGAGGCCCTGCGCCAGTTGGCCGATGCCGTTCGCGCCGAAGTTGGCAAGGCGATTGTCGGCCAGGATGCCCTTGTTGATCACCTGCTGATCGCGCTCGCCAGCGAAGGCCATGTGCTGATGGAAGGCCCGCCGGGAACGGCCAAGACCTTCCTTGCGCAATGTTTCGCCAAGGCAACCGGCCTTGATTTCGGGCGGATCCAGTTCACGCCGGATTTGTTGCCGGGCGATATCCTGGGTTCGAACCTGTTCAATTTCCAGACCAGCACCTTCACCATGACGCGCGGGCCCATTTTCACCGAGCTTCTGCTGGCCGATGAAATCAACCGCACCCCGCCAAAGACCCAGGCCGCCTTGCTTGAAGCCATGCAGGAACGGCGGGTCACTCTCGATGGCGAAACCCACCCGCTGCCCGACAGGTTTATGGTTGTCGCAACCCAGAACCCGATCGAAAACCAGGGGGTCTATCCCCTGCCCGAGGCGCAGCTCGACAGGTTCCTGTTCAAGTTGTTAGTTCCCTATCCAGACGAGGATGAAGAGGCGAAGATCGTTTCGCGGTTCTCGGTCGAACAGGGCCCGACCCGTCCGGAATCCTTCGGCATCAAGGCCGTCGCCGACCATGCCAAGCTGACCGATGCTGTTGGTGCAGTGAAAGGCGTGACGCTGGCCCAGGAGAATGTTGATTATGTTGTGCGGTTGGTGCGCGCAACGCGTGAACATGCCGACCTGCTAACCGGCGCATCGCCGCGTGCTGCCGTGCTGCTGGCCAATGCCGCGCGCGCGCGGGCTGCGCTGGAAGGTCGGGACTATGTGATCCCCGATGATATCAAGCAGCTTTCCACCAGCGTGCTGCGCCATCGCCTGACGCTAACCGCAGCTGCCGAAATTGAAGGTCGCGCTGTCGAGACGATTGTCGATGAGCTGGTCACCAATACGGAGGCGCCGCGGTCCTAG
- a CDS encoding DUF4350 domain-containing protein: protein MASAPAIASAPAANPQAFGKRGVLALVVFGTLAFVALLYLIGAGQMTGPANNGQAHAGSKGLTGYAALVQLLEGEGHDVTVSRSEAQLDDEGLLVLTPPPFTDVEELRDLINRRRYVGPTLVILPKWQTTQASDSDNAKSGWVRLFGAFGLQESLQVHVATLTFEVTVSEDETPTLPRWSGPGSRQGRLPTAEAVQTFSDDSSSLVIPLVTAPQGVLAGYYDDNGYYDALAEAGGVQPNDADTTDMELWNVTIIAEPDLVNNWGLADRSRSELAHLIVDLASEGDDQQVVFDTTLNGLGGSRNLLTLAFEPPFLAATLCLIMALLLVGWRAFKRFGPAAENGPNIAFGKGQLVENGASVIQRTRRVHLLTRPYAALMAARIARSLGLRGHDRATIDDALVRRGLETVSPRLATLENARHRADIIRAARALHSLERTLTR from the coding sequence ATGGCCAGCGCGCCCGCCATTGCTTCGGCCCCGGCAGCCAATCCGCAAGCCTTCGGCAAGCGCGGTGTGCTGGCGCTGGTTGTGTTCGGCACGCTCGCCTTTGTTGCATTGCTTTACCTGATCGGGGCCGGCCAGATGACCGGGCCTGCCAATAACGGCCAGGCCCATGCCGGATCGAAGGGGCTGACGGGATACGCAGCGCTGGTTCAGTTGCTGGAGGGCGAAGGGCACGATGTGACCGTGTCGCGCAGCGAGGCGCAGCTGGATGACGAAGGGCTGTTGGTCCTGACCCCGCCACCCTTCACCGATGTCGAGGAATTGCGCGACCTGATCAACCGACGGCGCTATGTCGGCCCAACCTTGGTCATCCTGCCGAAATGGCAAACCACACAAGCCAGTGACAGCGATAATGCGAAATCGGGCTGGGTCCGCTTGTTCGGCGCTTTCGGCCTGCAGGAAAGCTTACAAGTCCATGTTGCCACCCTCACTTTCGAAGTCACGGTATCGGAAGACGAGACGCCCACCCTTCCCCGCTGGTCAGGTCCGGGCTCTCGCCAAGGCCGATTGCCAACAGCAGAAGCGGTCCAGACCTTCAGCGACGACAGCTCCTCTCTCGTCATTCCGCTGGTTACCGCACCCCAGGGTGTCCTCGCCGGATACTACGACGACAATGGCTATTATGACGCGCTGGCCGAAGCTGGCGGCGTGCAGCCCAATGATGCCGATACTACCGACATGGAACTGTGGAACGTCACCATCATTGCCGAACCTGACCTGGTTAACAATTGGGGACTGGCCGATCGCAGCCGGAGCGAGCTTGCCCATCTCATTGTCGACCTGGCCTCCGAAGGGGACGACCAGCAAGTCGTGTTTGACACCACGCTCAATGGCCTGGGCGGTTCGCGCAACCTGCTGACGCTGGCATTCGAGCCGCCATTCCTGGCCGCCACATTGTGCCTGATCATGGCGTTGTTGCTGGTGGGCTGGCGGGCTTTCAAGCGCTTCGGACCGGCAGCCGAAAACGGTCCGAATATCGCATTTGGCAAGGGGCAATTGGTCGAAAACGGCGCCAGCGTTATCCAGCGCACGCGCCGGGTACACTTGCTGACCCGCCCATATGCCGCCCTGATGGCCGCCCGCATTGCCCGCAGTCTGGGCCTGCGCGGGCACGACCGCGCGACCATCGATGATGCGCTGGTCCGGCGCGGGTTGGAGACTGTATCGCCCCGCCTTGCCACTTTGGAAAATGCCCGCCACCGGGCCGACATCATTCGCGCCGCACGCGCTCTCCATTCGCTTGAAAGGACACTCACCCGATGA
- a CDS encoding RlmE family RNA methyltransferase, with translation MTRSGRNPDKRVRTAKKRTASQTRWLERQLNDPYVKQAKAEGYRSRAAYKLIELDEKFSILRQASRVVDLGIAPGGWAQVVRKKKPRAGIVGIDLLETDPIEGVTILQMDFMADEAPPALEAALDGPPDLVMSDMAANTVGHKQTDHLRTMGLVEAAAWFAVETLEKGGTFVAKVLAGGTDKDLLDLLKKHFKTVKHAKPPASRKGSSEWYVVAQGFKGRD, from the coding sequence ATGACCCGCTCGGGCCGCAATCCCGACAAGCGGGTCCGCACCGCCAAGAAGCGCACAGCCTCGCAAACGCGGTGGCTGGAGCGGCAGCTGAATGATCCTTACGTCAAGCAGGCCAAGGCGGAGGGCTACCGCAGCCGCGCAGCCTACAAACTGATCGAACTGGACGAGAAATTCTCGATCCTGCGCCAGGCATCGCGGGTGGTCGATCTGGGCATCGCCCCAGGCGGGTGGGCCCAAGTGGTACGCAAGAAAAAGCCCAGGGCCGGAATTGTCGGGATCGACCTTCTGGAAACAGACCCGATCGAAGGCGTCACCATCCTGCAAATGGATTTCATGGCCGACGAAGCACCTCCCGCACTTGAGGCGGCACTGGATGGCCCGCCCGATCTGGTGATGTCGGATATGGCAGCCAACACCGTAGGCCACAAACAAACCGATCATCTGCGCACGATGGGGCTGGTCGAAGCGGCTGCGTGGTTTGCGGTCGAAACTCTGGAAAAGGGCGGCACCTTCGTAGCGAAAGTTCTGGCCGGCGGAACCGACAAGGACCTGCTCGACCTGCTCAAGAAGCATTTCAAGACGGTCAAACACGCCAAACCACCGGCGAGCCGCAAGGGCTCGTCAGAATGGTACGTTGTTGCTCAGGGTTTCAAAGGGCGCGACTAG
- a CDS encoding stage II sporulation protein M, translated as MKAPVLSNLFGSKEVAPPPEIEAAALRSDRFRLERESEWRRLDDIVTRLEKGRLRGVADDDIADLPALYRTAASSLAVARETSLDAATLAYLEGLVQRAWYQVYGPRRGFIAWLRQFLTGDWARSVREIWLDMCIALAVMVAGTVTGWMLVAQNQDWFYALVPGDLSDTRVPGASREVLAETLKVENDAGGLSAFAAYLFYNNATVSILAFALGFAFGIPSLMLLVYNMAMLGALMWLFHSVGLLPELLAWLAVHGTTELFAILLAGAAGVHVGRKMAFPGTATILGAAANAGRRSASVMVGVVLMLVLAALLEAFPRQLAGSEARTIIGLFMLIFWLAYFTLSGRERRKGVST; from the coding sequence ATGAAGGCGCCAGTCCTCTCGAACCTGTTCGGCAGCAAGGAAGTGGCACCCCCGCCCGAGATCGAGGCGGCTGCCCTCAGGTCGGACCGTTTCCGCCTCGAGCGTGAGAGCGAATGGCGACGGCTCGACGATATCGTCACTCGGCTGGAGAAGGGCCGTCTGCGCGGGGTCGCTGACGACGACATTGCCGATTTGCCCGCCCTGTATCGGACAGCTGCCTCCAGCCTTGCGGTCGCCCGCGAGACATCGCTCGACGCAGCTACGCTTGCCTATCTGGAGGGGCTGGTCCAGCGCGCCTGGTACCAGGTCTATGGCCCGCGCCGGGGATTCATCGCATGGCTGCGCCAGTTCCTTACCGGCGACTGGGCCCGCTCGGTTCGCGAAATCTGGCTCGACATGTGTATTGCGCTGGCCGTGATGGTTGCCGGTACTGTCACCGGCTGGATGCTGGTGGCGCAGAACCAGGATTGGTTTTATGCGCTTGTCCCCGGCGACCTGAGTGACACCCGCGTCCCTGGCGCAAGCCGCGAAGTGCTGGCGGAAACACTGAAGGTCGAGAATGATGCCGGGGGGCTATCCGCCTTCGCTGCTTACCTGTTCTACAACAATGCGACGGTGTCGATCCTGGCTTTCGCTCTGGGGTTTGCCTTTGGCATCCCCAGCCTGATGCTGCTGGTTTACAACATGGCCATGCTGGGCGCGCTGATGTGGCTGTTCCATTCGGTTGGCTTGCTGCCTGAATTGCTGGCGTGGCTGGCGGTGCATGGCACGACCGAGCTGTTTGCCATCCTGCTGGCGGGCGCGGCAGGGGTACATGTCGGGCGCAAGATGGCGTTTCCGGGCACAGCGACAATCCTTGGCGCTGCCGCCAATGCCGGGCGCCGCTCTGCCAGCGTGATGGTCGGCGTGGTGCTGATGCTGGTCCTGGCAGCCCTGCTCGAAGCGTTTCCGCGCCAACTGGCCGGATCGGAAGCGCGGACCATAATCGGCCTCTTCATGCTCATCTTCTGGCTCGCCTATTTCACCCTTTCGGGCCGTGAACGCCGCAAGGGGGTTTCGACATGA
- a CDS encoding Ppx/GppA phosphatase family protein: protein MADMNPPDTNRRAGRKGSKKSGKVADFRYKSSPPPDNAKDRRPARNGAGRGASPHHSRNNKRPFHRPHPRQAYAALDLGTNNCRLLIARPSGENFTVIDAFSRVVKLGEGLANSGRLSDEAMDRALGALKVCSEKLRRRNVHLARSVATEACRRAENGAHFINRVRDETGIMLDIISAQEEARLAVLGCHVLLEQGHGPAVIFDIGGGSTELVLIEPGEGAVPRILDWQSVPWGVVSLTDTVSRSGSGPEQRLARYTEMRRVVSESFAPFAQRVASASQSEDIRLLGTSGTVTTLASLHLELPQYDRRAVDGLIVPSESMRDISTRLSGMSVEERCTLPCIGHDRAELVVAGCAILEAILDLWPAPQLGVADRGIREGILRSLMAADFEAAQANPVKRKPA from the coding sequence ATGGCGGATATGAATCCGCCGGACACGAACAGGAGGGCTGGCCGCAAGGGGAGCAAAAAGTCCGGCAAAGTAGCCGATTTTCGCTACAAGAGTTCCCCGCCGCCCGACAATGCCAAGGATCGCCGCCCGGCCCGCAATGGTGCCGGTCGTGGTGCCTCTCCGCATCATTCACGCAATAACAAGCGACCGTTTCACCGGCCCCACCCCCGCCAGGCCTATGCCGCGCTGGACCTTGGCACGAACAATTGCCGGTTGCTGATTGCCCGCCCGTCGGGCGAGAATTTCACTGTCATTGATGCTTTCAGCCGGGTCGTGAAACTGGGCGAAGGGCTCGCCAATTCCGGGCGACTGTCGGACGAGGCCATGGATCGCGCCCTCGGCGCGTTGAAGGTCTGTTCCGAAAAGCTGCGGCGGCGCAATGTCCACCTGGCCCGATCTGTCGCCACCGAAGCGTGTCGCCGGGCCGAAAACGGCGCGCATTTCATAAATCGCGTGCGCGACGAAACGGGCATCATGCTCGATATCATCTCCGCCCAGGAAGAAGCACGCCTTGCTGTTCTGGGATGTCATGTGCTGCTTGAACAGGGGCACGGCCCGGCGGTGATTTTTGACATTGGCGGTGGCTCGACCGAGCTCGTCCTGATCGAACCGGGCGAAGGCGCAGTGCCGCGTATTCTCGACTGGCAGAGCGTACCGTGGGGTGTTGTCTCATTGACCGATACAGTGTCCCGCTCCGGATCAGGACCGGAGCAACGCCTGGCCCGCTACACCGAAATGCGGCGCGTGGTGAGCGAGAGTTTTGCTCCGTTTGCCCAGCGCGTGGCCAGCGCATCACAATCCGAAGACATCCGGTTGCTCGGCACCAGTGGCACGGTCACCACCCTCGCCAGCCTTCACCTCGAGCTGCCGCAATATGACCGGCGCGCCGTTGACGGCCTGATTGTGCCGTCCGAATCCATGCGCGACATCTCGACCCGCCTGTCCGGCATGAGCGTCGAGGAGCGTTGCACCCTGCCCTGTATCGGGCATGATCGCGCGGAACTGGTTGTCGCCGGCTGCGCCATCCTGGAAGCAATCCTGGACTTGTGGCCGGCGCCGCAGCTGGGTGTCGCAGACCGTGGCATCCGCGAGGGGATCCTGCGAAGTCTGATGGCGGCAGACTTCGAAGCCGCACAGGCAAATCCCGTCAAAAGGAAACCGGCATGA
- a CDS encoding c-type cytochrome: MSDINNTTFGWVLFSGIVALGLTSLSGKYFHANSPEAPETPGYFIEGAEEGGGAAAEMTMAAALNMDGIDVSAGEKVFAKCTACHTINQGGANGIGPNLYGIMGKPVGGGVPGFAYSDALASKGGTWDWETMSAWLKSPRAFANGTKMSFAGLSKIEDRAAVALFMNENGSNLAVPEYVEAVAGAAEGEIDGAAEGPGGVEGGAVDAVEAAGAMGDEQPVAEGPPE, encoded by the coding sequence ATGTCAGACATCAACAACACCACTTTTGGCTGGGTCCTCTTTTCCGGGATCGTTGCACTCGGGCTGACCAGCCTGAGCGGCAAATATTTCCATGCCAACAGCCCCGAAGCTCCCGAAACCCCGGGTTACTTCATCGAAGGCGCTGAAGAAGGTGGCGGTGCGGCAGCGGAGATGACCATGGCTGCTGCCCTGAACATGGACGGCATCGATGTTTCGGCAGGCGAAAAGGTTTTCGCCAAATGCACGGCATGTCACACGATCAACCAGGGCGGTGCCAACGGTATCGGGCCCAATCTGTACGGCATCATGGGCAAGCCTGTTGGCGGCGGTGTCCCGGGCTTTGCCTATTCCGATGCGCTGGCCAGCAAGGGCGGCACCTGGGATTGGGAAACCATGAGCGCATGGCTCAAGAGCCCGCGGGCCTTCGCCAATGGCACCAAGATGAGCTTTGCCGGCCTGTCCAAGATCGAAGATCGCGCCGCAGTCGCGCTCTTCATGAACGAGAATGGCTCCAATCTCGCTGTTCCCGAATATGTCGAGGCGGTTGCCGGGGCTGCTGAAGGCGAGATCGACGGCGCGGCCGAAGGCCCAGGCGGCGTCGAAGGCGGCGCAGTTGATGCTGTCGAGGCGGCTGGCGCGATGGGTGATGAACAGCCTGTCGCCGAAGGCCCGCCGGAATAA
- a CDS encoding DUF58 domain-containing protein, whose product MRVKFPLVPTGRAVWLAALAAPVALLVALIAPAAWLVAPIAAVALILAVLADGLLAGKLADWRFHAPDNAEVGEPFALTVLADIAGGAPGKVEAAWQCDPRLAPGGRATARLARSGDGASWNGSTELIASRRGTGELSRIWLNWSGPLGLGARQISQPLDREVRIWPDLAPIRSATLQALLRDAEIGLIARRQRGEGTQFEALTEYDAGMDRRRIDWKASARHTKLYARENESERNNQIVFAFDCGQAMCEPVDGVPRIDRAVTAGLTAAYVALKGGDRSMLFGFARRPMVATPFIGETRAFPKLQEAAAALEYQSEEPNFTLGLATLSARLRRRSLIVLFSEFTDPTSAELMIESISRLIEKHIVLFVTFEDTELEALRRAEPESMDAIAGAVTADSLARQRQLVHERLRHMGVDIIEAPHDRMGFAVIDRYLRIRRSEAIAG is encoded by the coding sequence ATGAGGGTCAAGTTTCCCCTCGTTCCTACCGGTAGGGCAGTCTGGCTCGCCGCCCTCGCGGCACCGGTCGCGCTGCTGGTGGCCTTGATAGCCCCGGCTGCATGGCTGGTCGCGCCGATTGCGGCGGTTGCCCTGATCCTGGCGGTGCTGGCGGACGGGTTGCTGGCCGGGAAACTGGCGGACTGGCGTTTCCATGCGCCCGACAATGCCGAGGTCGGCGAACCGTTTGCCCTGACCGTGCTGGCTGATATTGCCGGCGGTGCGCCGGGCAAGGTGGAGGCTGCGTGGCAATGCGACCCGCGCCTCGCTCCCGGAGGGCGTGCAACCGCGCGCTTGGCACGGAGCGGCGATGGCGCGAGCTGGAACGGCTCCACTGAATTAATCGCGTCGCGCCGTGGCACCGGCGAGCTTTCGCGCATCTGGCTTAATTGGTCAGGCCCGCTTGGCCTGGGTGCGCGGCAGATCAGCCAGCCGCTTGATCGTGAGGTTCGCATCTGGCCTGATCTTGCCCCGATCCGCTCTGCAACCTTGCAGGCCTTGCTGAGGGATGCCGAGATCGGCTTGATCGCGCGGCGTCAGCGCGGCGAGGGAACCCAGTTCGAAGCCCTGACCGAGTATGACGCCGGGATGGACCGGCGCCGCATCGACTGGAAAGCAAGCGCCCGTCATACCAAGCTCTACGCCCGCGAGAACGAGAGCGAGCGCAACAACCAGATCGTTTTTGCCTTCGATTGCGGGCAAGCCATGTGCGAACCAGTCGACGGCGTGCCGCGGATCGATCGTGCAGTCACGGCAGGTCTGACAGCGGCCTATGTCGCCTTGAAAGGAGGCGATCGCTCCATGCTGTTCGGGTTTGCCCGCCGCCCGATGGTCGCGACCCCGTTCATCGGCGAAACCCGCGCCTTCCCCAAGCTGCAGGAAGCGGCCGCCGCGCTCGAATACCAATCGGAAGAGCCCAACTTCACGCTAGGCCTGGCAACGCTCTCTGCGCGCCTGCGCCGCCGGTCCCTGATCGTCCTGTTTTCCGAATTCACCGATCCGACCAGCGCCGAACTGATGATTGAAAGCATCAGCCGCCTGATCGAGAAACATATCGTGCTGTTCGTCACTTTCGAAGACACCGAGCTGGAGGCACTGCGGCGCGCAGAGCCGGAAAGCATGGATGCCATTGCCGGTGCGGTGACCGCTGACTCGCTCGCCCGTCAGCGCCAGTTGGTGCACGAGCGCCTGCGTCATATGGGGGTCGACATCATCGAGGCTCCGCATGACCGGATGGGCTTTGCCGTGATCGACCGTTACCTGCGGATCCGGCGCAGCGAGGCAATCGCTGGATGA
- a CDS encoding PepSY domain-containing protein gives MSRAKTRNFLVVCHLLLAGLLAPLFFLVAVTGGLYLWGNKGETVETALSVPAEIAIQQDAPDVEDSVRAVLAANDLPTDFEYLRMRPGSITTRPTSRDFVVLTDEDGQWSAALHQPNLQYRMMELHKGHGPQMFKWYQIFAAISLFLVVFGGLIVGFMAPGYRNKTIGSLAFGTIVFVLLAFVL, from the coding sequence ATGAGCCGTGCCAAAACGCGCAATTTCCTGGTCGTGTGCCACCTGTTGCTGGCGGGCCTGCTGGCGCCGCTGTTCTTCCTGGTCGCGGTGACTGGGGGGCTCTATTTGTGGGGCAACAAGGGCGAGACTGTCGAAACGGCGCTGTCTGTTCCCGCGGAGATCGCAATCCAGCAAGACGCGCCTGATGTGGAAGATAGCGTGCGGGCGGTGCTCGCAGCCAATGATCTCCCGACAGACTTCGAATATCTTCGGATGCGCCCCGGCTCGATTACGACCCGCCCGACCTCGCGTGACTTTGTGGTGCTGACCGATGAGGACGGCCAGTGGTCCGCCGCCTTGCACCAGCCCAACCTGCAATACCGGATGATGGAATTGCACAAGGGGCACGGCCCGCAAATGTTCAAATGGTACCAGATCTTTGCCGCCATCAGCCTGTTCCTGGTGGTGTTCGGCGGGCTGATCGTGGGCTTCATGGCCCCGGGCTATCGCAACAAGACGATCGGGTCGCTCGCCTTTGGCACTATCGTGTTCGTATTGCTTGCGTTTGTCCTGTGA
- a CDS encoding prephenate dehydratase yields MMSFPAPAQAMVQQMQAAAAADPRRAIALQGAPGANSHRAAREYAPDLLPLPCFSFEDAIETVKRGEAGCAIIPIENSQHGRVADIHFLLPGSGLKIVGEHFMRIEHALMGLGQGPFEVAYSHPQALGQSAVFLRERNLVPLSYADTAGAAAFVAEKQDPKLAAIAPALAADLYGLDIVEENVEDSPDNTTRFVILAEEGLDPASLDGEQAITTFVFTVKNIPAALYKAMGGFATNGVNMTKLESYQQGASFSATTFYADIVGAPGDPAVDRALEEVAFHCRELTMLGTYRMARERG; encoded by the coding sequence ATGATGAGCTTTCCTGCCCCGGCCCAAGCGATGGTCCAGCAAATGCAGGCAGCTGCCGCCGCCGATCCCCGGCGCGCTATCGCCTTGCAAGGCGCCCCTGGCGCCAATTCGCACCGCGCCGCGCGCGAATATGCCCCCGACCTGCTGCCCTTGCCCTGCTTCAGTTTCGAGGACGCCATCGAAACCGTAAAACGCGGCGAAGCCGGATGCGCGATCATCCCGATCGAGAACAGCCAGCATGGCAGGGTCGCCGATATCCATTTCCTCTTGCCGGGCAGCGGCCTGAAGATTGTTGGCGAGCATTTCATGCGGATTGAGCACGCGTTGATGGGGCTGGGCCAGGGGCCGTTCGAAGTCGCCTATTCGCATCCGCAAGCCCTGGGCCAGTCGGCCGTTTTCCTGCGCGAACGCAATCTCGTGCCGCTCAGCTATGCCGATACGGCCGGCGCTGCCGCATTTGTTGCCGAGAAGCAGGACCCCAAGCTGGCCGCCATCGCTCCGGCCCTCGCTGCCGATCTCTACGGTCTCGATATCGTCGAGGAGAATGTCGAGGATTCGCCAGACAACACGACTCGCTTCGTTATCCTGGCCGAGGAAGGGCTTGATCCGGCCAGCCTCGACGGAGAGCAGGCGATCACGACTTTTGTCTTCACCGTGAAGAACATTCCGGCAGCGCTGTACAAGGCCATGGGCGGCTTTGCGACGAACGGGGTCAACATGACCAAGCTGGAAAGCTACCAGCAGGGGGCGAGCTTTTCTGCCACCACCTTCTATGCCGACATCGTGGGTGCGCCCGGCGATCCGGCGGTTGATCGCGCGCTGGAAGAAGTGGCATTCCACTGCCGCGAACTGACAATGCTCGGCACATATCGCATGGCGCGCGAGCGCGGATAA
- a CDS encoding RDD family protein: MNAATQRRTRVSDKRQRILTTPEGITLPITLAARGSRLVALILDYMLIIVSILILLFSIAFLAGSMDALNENVAGAGEFLVVVFFVTLFLLWNGYFILFEMGPRGATLGKRIMKIRVASRDGGRLTPEAVIARNLLRQIEIFLPISFVSNASTSGAGAAWFAGAAWFLIFMLFPFFNRDAMRAGDVIAGTWVLEAPRTKLAGVLSVEDDDAPRQHRYSFGPEELAVYGEHELKTLEEVLRRGDPEAMAAVQAAICRKIGWDSGSGDEQAFLETFYTALRAKLEGGMRFGKRKLDKFDESPS; the protein is encoded by the coding sequence ATGAACGCAGCCACCCAGCGTCGCACCCGTGTTTCGGACAAGCGCCAGCGCATCCTGACCACGCCGGAAGGGATCACCTTGCCAATCACGCTGGCCGCCCGCGGATCGCGACTGGTCGCGCTGATCCTCGATTACATGCTGATCATCGTTTCGATCCTTATCTTGCTTTTCAGTATCGCCTTCCTGGCCGGCAGCATGGATGCCCTGAACGAAAATGTGGCGGGCGCAGGTGAATTCCTGGTGGTGGTCTTTTTCGTCACGTTGTTCCTGCTGTGGAACGGCTATTTCATCCTGTTCGAAATGGGGCCGCGCGGCGCGACACTGGGCAAGCGCATCATGAAAATCCGGGTCGCTTCCCGCGATGGCGGGCGCTTGACACCCGAGGCTGTGATCGCCCGCAACCTGCTGCGCCAGATCGAGATTTTCCTGCCGATTTCCTTCGTCAGCAATGCCAGCACCAGTGGCGCAGGCGCGGCGTGGTTCGCCGGGGCTGCATGGTTCCTGATCTTCATGCTGTTCCCCTTTTTCAATCGCGATGCGATGCGGGCGGGCGATGTGATTGCAGGGACCTGGGTGCTCGAGGCGCCGCGAACCAAACTCGCCGGGGTCTTATCGGTCGAGGACGACGATGCGCCTCGCCAGCATCGCTATTCCTTCGGGCCGGAGGAATTGGCGGTCTATGGCGAGCACGAGCTCAAGACGCTGGAGGAGGTCTTGCGGCGGGGCGATCCGGAAGCGATGGCCGCCGTACAGGCCGCGATCTGCCGCAAGATTGGGTGGGACAGCGGCTCCGGCGATGAACAGGCCTTCCTCGAAACCTTCTACACCGCCCTGCGGGCCAAGCTTGAAGGCGGAATGCGTTTCGGCAAACGCAAGCTCGACAAATTTGACGAAAGCCCATCCTGA
- a CDS encoding fatty acid desaturase family protein, with the protein MKQAPEIFDYLSREEIATFGEKSDLRASLTLAIQLALFAGAFALAILWPNPVTIVLAILLLGGRIQAFGVMTHDCAHGAFFKSPSLNQFVGKWIVGGPAHTPLEAYRRYHLDHHRYAGTPDDPDKWMVKNYPIAKASLKRKFIRDLTGQTGFRDLVREVKGFTWSGNGPTLVFHVTLALVLTALGAPWAYLLFWAARLLVYPAIHRLRQISEHGVVPDRDVLDARLNTGTTIPRWWERLVVSPCNVNYHLEHHIFASVPPYRLPALHRLLVERGYYRDHDCIAHGFADVLRRATRPDETTPVAA; encoded by the coding sequence ATGAAACAGGCGCCCGAGATTTTCGATTATCTCAGCCGCGAAGAGATTGCCACGTTTGGCGAGAAGTCGGACCTGCGCGCATCGCTGACGCTGGCGATACAGCTGGCCCTGTTTGCCGGCGCGTTCGCATTGGCAATCCTGTGGCCCAACCCGGTTACCATTGTGCTTGCCATCCTGCTGCTGGGCGGACGGATCCAGGCTTTTGGCGTGATGACCCATGATTGCGCGCACGGCGCGTTCTTCAAGTCCCCCTCGCTCAACCAGTTTGTAGGCAAGTGGATTGTCGGCGGGCCGGCCCATACGCCGCTGGAGGCGTATCGCCGCTATCACCTCGATCATCATCGCTATGCCGGCACGCCGGACGATCCCGACAAATGGATGGTCAAGAACTACCCGATCGCCAAGGCCAGCCTCAAGCGCAAGTTCATCCGTGACCTGACTGGCCAGACCGGCTTTCGTGACCTTGTCCGCGAGGTGAAGGGTTTCACCTGGTCTGGAAACGGCCCGACCCTGGTGTTTCATGTGACGCTGGCCCTGGTGCTGACAGCCTTGGGCGCTCCATGGGCTTACTTGCTGTTCTGGGCAGCGCGGCTGTTGGTCTATCCGGCAATCCATCGCCTGCGTCAGATCAGCGAACATGGCGTTGTGCCTGACCGCGACGTTCTAGATGCGCGCCTTAATACCGGCACCACTATCCCGCGCTGGTGGGAACGGCTGGTCGTATCGCCCTGCAACGTGAACTACCATCTGGAGCATCACATTTTCGCATCTGTGCCACCTTACCGGCTCCCCGCCCTTCACCGGCTGCTGGTCGAGCGGGGATATTACCGTGACCATGATTGCATCGCACATGGCTTTGCCGATGTGCTGCGGCGCGCGACCCGGCCTGACGAAACAACCCCGGTGGCAGCATGA